Within the Candidatus Schekmanbacteria bacterium genome, the region GAATTGCGGTTATCTTCATGAGGGCACGGAAGCGCCGGCAGTTTGCCCGGCATGCAACCATAAACAGGAACACTTCGAGGTTTTGGGTGAAAACTGGTAGAATCTTATGAGTTATCACAGAAATTCACGCTATCTCTCGTTTTTTTAGAAAAAGTTGAAAAAATCTTTTAACCAGCTGGTTTGAATAATATTCCAGCTGGTTTTTTTTGCTTTTTTTCAGATAGTTCGAAGTTAATCACTCGATGTGATATCAACTCTTTGATTTTTTAAAGTTCTAATGTAAAAACAATTTTCCCCGAATCTGAAAGCCAAAATATCTTGACTTTAAATTCATTATTTCTATATCTTCTAACACTTTGAAAACGATTGACTCTTAAATGTAGGATAAACAGGGAGCTTG harbors:
- a CDS encoding rubrerythrin family protein; its protein translation is NCGYLHEGTEAPAVCPACNHKQEHFEVLGENW